In Kiritimatiellia bacterium, one genomic interval encodes:
- the rsmH gene encoding 16S rRNA (cytosine(1402)-N(4))-methyltransferase RsmH has protein sequence MHVPVMVKEAVEMLAVRKNGIYVDGTVGAGGHARAVLERLGGAGMLIGLDRDADALELAACNLRPWLGHCRLLHGNFADIQSLVEGAGIRRVDGILLDLGMSAMQVERGERGFSFMKDGPLDMRMDRSRKLTAAQIVEETDEKELARIIREYGEEPAARRIARAIAIERRQKKPWTTRRLVQTIEFAARWSGGRIHPATRTFQALRITVNDELGALEKGLEGALALLAPAGRLTVISYHSLEDRLVKHFFKKHIGRWVSLPEGGESWQGMKPVVRPVTGKPRPASGAEIMRNPRARSAKMRCIERTE, from the coding sequence ATGCATGTTCCCGTAATGGTTAAGGAAGCGGTTGAAATGCTGGCCGTGCGCAAAAACGGCATTTACGTGGATGGCACGGTTGGCGCCGGCGGCCATGCCAGGGCGGTGCTTGAGCGTTTAGGCGGCGCGGGGATGCTGATCGGCCTGGATCGCGATGCTGATGCCCTGGAGCTGGCGGCTTGTAACCTGCGGCCGTGGCTGGGCCATTGCCGGCTGCTGCATGGAAATTTCGCCGATATCCAGTCTTTGGTTGAGGGCGCGGGCATCCGCCGGGTTGACGGCATATTGCTGGACCTGGGGATGTCGGCCATGCAGGTGGAACGGGGCGAGCGCGGATTCAGTTTCATGAAGGACGGCCCGCTGGACATGCGCATGGATCGTTCCCGGAAGCTAACCGCCGCGCAAATCGTTGAGGAGACGGACGAAAAGGAACTGGCCCGCATTATACGGGAGTACGGCGAGGAGCCGGCCGCCCGGAGAATTGCAAGGGCAATCGCGATTGAGCGCAGGCAGAAAAAGCCCTGGACAACGCGGCGCCTTGTCCAGACGATTGAATTCGCGGCGCGCTGGTCCGGAGGCAGGATTCATCCGGCGACCAGAACTTTTCAAGCCTTGCGCATAACGGTGAACGATGAGCTCGGCGCGCTGGAGAAGGGATTGGAGGGCGCCCTCGCGCTTCTGGCGCCGGCCGGGCGGCTGACGGTGATTTCCTACCACAGCCTTGAGGATCGGCTGGTTAAACATTTTTTTAAAAAACATATCGGCCGCTGGGTTTCTCTTCCGGAAGGGGGGGAAAGCTGGCAAGGCATGAAGCCGGTTGTCCGGCCGGTTACGGGGAAGCCCCGGCCGGCGTCCGGGGCCGAAATCATGCGGAACCCGCGGGCCCGGTCGGCCAAAATGCGTTGTATTGAAAGGACGGAGTGA
- a CDS encoding division/cell wall cluster transcriptional repressor MraZ, with protein MANNDIEQPVPVMVGGGFASNFTHSLDPKKRMTIPAVWRDQVGKPASLYVLPGLNNEKCLYVYPASEMARRLEKFRKIGIGDKKARMFARLLASSSDLISWDSQGRIRIKDELLAHAGIVSRVKLVGAWDRFELWNPEEWEKTAAAVDQTTMEDAVRYVEF; from the coding sequence GTGGCAAATAATGACATAGAACAGCCGGTTCCGGTCATGGTGGGTGGAGGATTTGCCAGTAATTTCACGCATTCCCTTGACCCCAAAAAGCGCATGACCATTCCCGCGGTTTGGCGCGATCAGGTCGGCAAGCCGGCAAGTCTTTACGTATTGCCGGGGCTTAATAATGAAAAATGCCTTTATGTTTATCCGGCCAGCGAAATGGCGCGCCGGCTTGAAAAATTCCGGAAAATCGGCATTGGCGATAAGAAAGCGCGCATGTTCGCGCGGCTGCTGGCCTCAAGCTCGGACCTGATTTCCTGGGATTCACAGGGCCGCATCAGGATCAAGGACGAACTCCTGGCCCATGCCGGCATTGTCTCCCGCGTGAAACTGGTCGGCGCCTGGGACAGGTTTGAATTGTGGAACCCCGAGGAATGGGAGAAAACGGCTGCCGCCGTTGACCAGACGACGATGGAAGACGCCGTGCGGTACGTGGAATTTTAA